A segment of the Candidatus Eisenbacteria bacterium genome:
TTCGAGTCGGATTCGGCGGGCGGACGCTACGTCTACGAGATCGGGCCTTTCTCCGTCGCAGGAGACTCGCTGCGGATCTTCGACGTCACCGATCCCTATGCCCCGGTGGAGATCCTCTCTCCTGAGGTCGCCACCGTCGCGGGCGGGCGGCGGCTGCGCTTCAATCGGATCGAGAGCGGGCGCCATCGTTACCGGATCCTGCCCGACTACGAGTCGGGATCACGGATCATCAAGCCACCGAATACCGACGTGTTCGACGCGGCGGGATCGAGCGCCAACCTTCGCTCGGGACCGCCGGCGGGCGCCGATTATCTGCTCATCTATTACGACCGCTTCGGAACCGCGGCGCAGTCGCTGGCGGGCTGGCGCAACAATCACCTGCCTCTGGTCGGGATCCCGGCGCCCTACGACACGATGAGCGTTCCCATCTCGGCGCTCTACGATCAGTTCTCGGGAGGGCGCATGGATCCCGCGGCCATTCGTAATTTCCTGAGGGCGGTCAAATTCAATTGGAACAAATATCCGACGTTCGTGACGTTGCTCGGAGACGCTTCGTCGGACTTCAAGAACATCACCGGAGCCGCGCCGCCTGGAGAACCTGGCGCGCTGGTTCCGTCCTACGAAGGCGGCTTCGACCTGTTCGTGCAGCGCCAGTACGCGACCGACGACTGGCTGCTCAACGTGGACGACCCCATCCGGGTGATTCCCGACTTCCTGGGAGGCCGCATTCCCGCGCCCAACGCCGCACAGGCGCTGTCCTATGTCCGCGACAAGCTGCAGTTCTACGAGCGCGATGCGCCCTTCGACGAGTGGCGCGCCCGAGTGATGCTGATCGCGGACGACAACGAGCAGGGCAGCAATGTCGACCCCATCGGCTGGGGCCACATGCAGCAGACGGTCCGCCTCGACGTGGAGGCGGTGCCGCCGTCGTTCGACCGCAAGTACGTCTACCTCCACACCTACCCGGACGTCGGTGAGACCAAGCCCAAGGCCAAGCAGGACATCATCGACTTCATCGAGAATGGGGTGGTGCTGAGCAACTACATCGGCCATGGCAGCCCATTCAAGCTGGCCGATGAGAGCGTCTTCCTCGACATGGATGCCGATCGGCTGCGAAATCGCGAACGGCTCACGATCTTCGTGGCCGCGTCGTGCGACGTCGGAAAGTTCAACAGCACGACGGGTCAGGGCCTGGGTGAGCGCCTGCTCTTCAATCCCAATGGGGGAGCGGTCGGCGTGGTGTCGGCCACCGAGCTGGCGCTCAGCAACCAGAACGCCAAGCTCAACCTGGACCTGTTTCTCAAGCTCTTCGCCCGCGACACGACGACCACCGACGGCACCCCTGCGACCGGCCAGTACGAGGCCACGCTCGCCGAAGGATTGCTGGTGGCCAAGACCGGATACCCCAACAACCAGAAGTATCAGGTGATGGGGGACGCGGCGCTGCGACCCAACTTCCCACGTCTCTGGGTGGAGACGTCCGTCACCGATGAAGACGGCAATCCCGTGACCACCGTGCAGCGCGGCCAGACCATGAAGGTCAACGGGCGGCTGCTCGACCGTCCGGGCGGGAGCCAGGTCACGCTCGACGGGCTCGCCCACGTGCTGATCGAGGACTCGGCGCCGGTGGATACCTTGCCCGAGTGCCTCGCGAACTGCGCCTATCCCTTCCGCGCCTCACCGGTCTTCCGCGGCGATGTGTCGCTGGCCGGCGGGCTCTTCTCCACACGGTTCGTGATGCCGATCGATGCTCGCCTCGGCCCGCGCGGGCGCGCGCGCCCGGTCGTCACCGTGGGAAGCGGTACGAACGTCACGGACGGCGCCGGCGTGGACTCGATGATCGTGGCCGCGGGAACGGCTCCATCCGGCGATGTCACCGGTCCGCGCATCCAGCTGTCGTTCGTCGGCGGATCCACGCGGGTGCGTCCCGACGCCGTGCTGCGCGTGGACCTGTTCGACGAGAGCGGCATCCTGATCACCGGCAATTCGCCGCAGAACGGGATCATCGTCACCGTGGACGAAAGCTCGACCCAGCGTTACGACGTGACTCCGAGCTTCCGTTATGCCGGAAATTCGTATCAGTCCGGAGTCGCTCTCTTCACGCTTCCCAACCTCTCGCCGGGTCTCCATCGGATCCGGGTGAGCGCCGCCGACAACCTCGCGGCCGGCATCACCGCCGCCGACCACCGCAGCAGCGCGGCCATCGAGTTCGAGGTCACCGATTCGCCTGCGCTTCAGGTCACGCGGATCATCCTCTTCCCGAACCCGATCCGTTCCGGAGGTCAGGGGGGAGGGGGGCAGTTCGTGATCGACGCGCCGGGCGACTCGGTGGACGTCCTGCTCAAGATCTACACGGTCTCGGGGCGAATGATCCGGAGCCTGCGCTCGGAGCGGGGTCTGGCTCAGGCCCAGATCCCATGGGACGGCCTCGACGCCGAAGGCGAGCCGCTGGCCCGGGGGACCTATCTCTTCAAGGCTCAGGTGTTCACTGGGCTCTCGGGAAACAAGGCTCAGCGCCAGTCGGCCGAGTCCGTGGGGCGGTTCGTGGTCGTCGGAAGGTAGGTAACGGCATGGTCAAAAATGCTTGAACTCGCCGGACGGGGGCCGGTGTAGTATGCGATGTCCGAACTGCCCGCCAGGGGCTACCTTGTGCTTGGAGGATGTTCCATGAGATTTGCCATCAATGCTTTGGCCGTTCTCTTCAGCTTCGGCCTGGCGGCCGGCGCTCACGCTCAGGGAACCGGCCGATCCCTCGACATTCAGCCGGGCGGGCGCCAGAACGGGATGGGCGCCGCCGGTGTCGCCCTGGCGGACGATCCGACCGGCGCTACCTGGTGGAACCCCGCGGCTCTCGGGCTCGTGGGCCGTTCCGGGGTCGAGCTGACCTACGCCCAGCTCGTTCCCGGGCTGGCCGATGACGTCAACTACAACTACCTCACCTTCGTCCACCCGCTCGAGGGCTGGGGCGCCTTCGGCGTCGGGATCGTCTTCCTCTCCTACGGAGAGAGCGAGGGATCGGACGACGCGGGCAATCCCACCGGGACCTTCGGATCCAACGAATTCTCGCCGGCGATCTACTACGGGACGCAGGTGTTCGAGGACTTCTCGGTCGGCGCCTCGCTCAAGTGGATCCGCATCCAGCTGGCGCCCAGCGATCAGTCGGGCGTCGGCTCGACCTTCGGTCTCGACCTCGCGGCCCTGTATCGGATCCAGCCGGCGCGGATCAACCTCGGTCTCAACGTGCAGAACCTGGGGCCGAGCGTCGCGTTCCTCAACGAAGACAAGGCCGATCCTCTGGGTCGCAACGTCAAGACCGGAATCTCGTGGGAAGCCATCTCGGCCAAGAACTACGCGCTCGTCCTGGCGTCCGACTTCAACCAGTCTCTCGTCACCGACAACTTTCGCACGTATCACGGCGGACTGGAGTTCCGTTACGCCGACCAGGTTGCCGGGCGTCTCGGTTACTACTCGGATCCTCTCGGTGAGATCGAAGACATGACCTACGGCATCGGCGTCCAGTTCAAGGGCTTCACCGTGGACTGGGGCAGCATCCCGCAGGCCAAGGATTCCGACCTCGGCAACGTTCAAAAGATCACGATCGGCTATCGCTTCTAAGGTCGGGCGGAG
Coding sequences within it:
- a CDS encoding C25 family cysteine peptidase, giving the protein FESDSAGGRYVYEIGPFSVAGDSLRIFDVTDPYAPVEILSPEVATVAGGRRLRFNRIESGRHRYRILPDYESGSRIIKPPNTDVFDAAGSSANLRSGPPAGADYLLIYYDRFGTAAQSLAGWRNNHLPLVGIPAPYDTMSVPISALYDQFSGGRMDPAAIRNFLRAVKFNWNKYPTFVTLLGDASSDFKNITGAAPPGEPGALVPSYEGGFDLFVQRQYATDDWLLNVDDPIRVIPDFLGGRIPAPNAAQALSYVRDKLQFYERDAPFDEWRARVMLIADDNEQGSNVDPIGWGHMQQTVRLDVEAVPPSFDRKYVYLHTYPDVGETKPKAKQDIIDFIENGVVLSNYIGHGSPFKLADESVFLDMDADRLRNRERLTIFVAASCDVGKFNSTTGQGLGERLLFNPNGGAVGVVSATELALSNQNAKLNLDLFLKLFARDTTTTDGTPATGQYEATLAEGLLVAKTGYPNNQKYQVMGDAALRPNFPRLWVETSVTDEDGNPVTTVQRGQTMKVNGRLLDRPGGSQVTLDGLAHVLIEDSAPVDTLPECLANCAYPFRASPVFRGDVSLAGGLFSTRFVMPIDARLGPRGRARPVVTVGSGTNVTDGAGVDSMIVAAGTAPSGDVTGPRIQLSFVGGSTRVRPDAVLRVDLFDESGILITGNSPQNGIIVTVDESSTQRYDVTPSFRYAGNSYQSGVALFTLPNLSPGLHRIRVSAADNLAAGITAADHRSSAAIEFEVTDSPALQVTRIILFPNPIRSGGQGGGGQFVIDAPGDSVDVLLKIYTVSGRMIRSLRSERGLAQAQIPWDGLDAEGEPLARGTYLFKAQVFTGLSGNKAQRQSAESVGRFVVVGR
- a CDS encoding PorV/PorQ family protein, whose product is MRFAINALAVLFSFGLAAGAHAQGTGRSLDIQPGGRQNGMGAAGVALADDPTGATWWNPAALGLVGRSGVELTYAQLVPGLADDVNYNYLTFVHPLEGWGAFGVGIVFLSYGESEGSDDAGNPTGTFGSNEFSPAIYYGTQVFEDFSVGASLKWIRIQLAPSDQSGVGSTFGLDLAALYRIQPARINLGLNVQNLGPSVAFLNEDKADPLGRNVKTGISWEAISAKNYALVLASDFNQSLVTDNFRTYHGGLEFRYADQVAGRLGYYSDPLGEIEDMTYGIGVQFKGFTVDWGSIPQAKDSDLGNVQKITIGYRF